In the genome of Hyphomicrobium sp. ghe19, the window GGCATTTGGCGATCCATGTCCGGAACGTTACCGGTTCGCTCTGGCGGTTCTGTCCCGGCCAAAGGCGATCGTTGCGGGGATCAAATGCAACTGCTGATGCTTCAGCAATTCCGGTGCCAAGCATCTTGAGGTAGGCTTCTTTGAGCGCCCATAGCCGAGAAACCGCCGTTTCTAGCTCCCCCACAGCCATCGATTTCAGTGCCGCGCGTTCGTCAGTCGTGAAGACGTCAGAAAGCCAGGCGTCATTCGTATCAGCGATGGCATTTTCAATATCGATACCAACTGGTCCGCACGTAGATACCGCGACAACTGACGCCCAACGTGTGTGAGAACAGCTGAAATTCAACGCGCTCGCGTTATTCGATAGCGTTGGTTTTCCCCACGCCGACCTTTTGAAATTCCACTCGTGCGGTGCAGTCCGGCCGCCGACACTTTCCGTCAACGCTTTCCGAAGAACTGTGCGCGTCGCAAGCGAGCGGCAACGCATTTCGACGTTGCGTATCGATGCGAACTCGTGGACGTCGGCTTGGGCCGGTGTCCCGAAATGGTCTGTAAGGTTATTCGCGGCAGCATGTGGCACGTACCAAATTCGCACACCCGGAAAAACGGGCGCCGCCTCGAACGCATTAATAGAGATTTCCACCTCGGCGCCGCGGAAGGGCGGCCTTTGGGTTAACTTCCCCGGAAAAGAAAACAGACGAGCCATTTTTGCAATCAATGCAGACGGACACAGGCGCGCGTCATCGCGGGCCGCATGCGATCTGCTCTAAAAAGAATTGGATGTTAATGAAATGCTAAACTATGCTTACTGATCAAATTGCTGATATAAAGGTAAACCGCATTTTTCAGTCAAAAATTCCGCGACACATTCAAATCGGTGTCGCAAGGGTATTGGTATTGGTTTGAAAATTCCAGAGAGTTTAAAGGACGTGCTTCTATTTCGGTATGCGATTTTTATCGTCGTTGGCTTCTACGTTACGCTCACGATCACACCGGGAAATGCCGCTGATTCGAACGACACATCGACCGTTACACCCAGCGGCTTAAAACCGAATTACCCCGCCGACTACAATTGCACCCCCATTTCGTCACCATATGGGAGTTGGATTGACGTCGACGGTACGCGCCGCGATGAAATTCATACGGGCGTCGACGTCGGCCGACTGGGCGAATGGATATTGGCGCCCACGTCGGGAACGGTGCGCGCGGCTTGGCAGGCAAATTGGAAATGGGGTACCGAAGGCGCCCTCCTGATCCGGCATGATCGCGATGATCTAAATCTCACCAAAGGGCCGAAATATTATTACTCCGAGTTCGATCACCTGGACTTCGATGAAATCAAGCATTTCCGCGAAGGGCAAAAGGTCAAGCGCGGTCAGCGGCTGGCTCGCGTGACGCGTCCCGGTGAAAACCAAACCTATCTGCCGGAAGTTCATTGGGAAGTCTGGAAAGCCGATCATGATAATCTGACATGGCGCATCAATAGTTACGGCGCACCTGATTGGTGGAATGACAGCGCGGAGCTTGTCGACCCTCTCTCGCTGCTTGGTCTTAATAATCCGCCGACTGAGGATAAGAGCGTTGCCATTGTCCCGTTCGTAAATGGCAAAGACTACGACGGCTTTCGCGGTTTCACCTATATTATGCCGTGTACTCGGAAGTGAGCCGTGTTCCGGACCGAAAACCTCGGTGCGGGATCATGCTCATAGTTGGCATTACGCTTGCTTAGATGTCTCCAAATTCGATCCGAACCAGGAGTGGGGTGACATGTCCCAAATTATTTCGAAGCCGCGCATCGCCGTAATCACGTTATTCTCGGCGGTATTCGCCGCTTTCTTTTCGCTCCCGGCGAATGCCCAGAGCCCGGCACCAGCTGCGCAGGCGGATAACGGAAGCGTCTGGTGGAACGAACTCATCAGCGCCAATCCTGAGCGCAGCCGAGATTTCTACGCGGGCGTGATCGGCTGGACGCCGAAGATCGTTGCCGCGGAAGATACTTCTCGTCCCCCCGCTGCCGGCGAAAACGAATACACTCTATTCATGCAGAATGGCAACGAGAGCGCAGGGCTCGCGAAGTATGATGGCAAGGAGCCGACCGATCCCAAGCCCGGCTGGCTGACCTACATTCAAGTTAGCAATGTCGACGACGCCGTTGTCGAAGCCTTGAAGAAGGGCGGCAAAGTTCTCAAGGCTCCGACCGACGCTAATAACATCGGTAGACTTGCGATTGTCGCCGATCCCGACGGCAATCCCTTTGGCCTCGTCACGCCATTGAGCAAGGATTCGACCGCGGCGGGACATTAGAATTTCGAAGCTCACGGCGAAGATCGGAACGTTTCATCATAGGCCCGGCGCGGATCAGCAATCCCTGCCGGGCCTTGATGCTTTCACGGCAACCCAACTATTTTTGCCAACCCGTGAGGGAACGCACCCTGTTCAGAAGGCGTTGCCAAGTCGATACGGGTGCGCCGTCAGACGATTGGGAAGAAGGAAAGGAAGCAGGGATGGGAAACGGCAACGATCCTCCACGAATTCCTTTCCCCACGCAGGAGCCTGGAGAGCTTCCCACCTTGCCGCCTGCGCCGAAGGAGCCGCCCCAGCCTTCTCCCGTGCCGCTCGACGCGCCTGGCGAGAAACCCGATCCGGACGCTCCGGTGAGGTAGTCCGTCTGCAGTTCCGGCTTTTCCGGAAGCATCGTTCGATCATGCTTTTCAGCATGCGTGGTCGATCCTCCTTTCGAAAACATTGAAGGTGTCCCGAGCTGCGCCTTAGACAATTGCGGCGGTCGGCGCCCACGGGTTGCCGCTCACGACGAGGTCGGCGAGGATTTTCGCGGCTCTCTGAAGGACGTCATGGCTTTCGGCTGCCGAGAGGCACACGCGGACTGCGTCGCGGGCATTCTTCGGATCCAAATTAAAAAATGCGGCTGGACTGACGCCGACGCCTCGAAGCTTGGCTTCGGCAGCAAAGACTTCGCTTTGCCAACCCGACGGCATGCGCAGCCAGACATGGAACGCAGTCGGGCTCGATGAATAATCCAACCCGCGAAAAGCCTGTTGGGCAATCAGTTGACGTTCCGCGTTGCGTTCCCGCTGTGCATCCTCCAGCTCAGCAATGAGCCCCGTGCGCACAAGTCTCGCCGCTATTTCGGCCTCTATCGGCGCCGCCATAAGCGTCGTTGCGCGGAGCGCAGTTCCGACAGCGCGCCGCCATTGCTCCGGCACGCGCATATAGCCGACTCGCATGCCGGGTCCGCAATTCTTAGAAAAACTCGTGATGTATATGGCTTGAGTGCGGAGCCGCGCGGCCAATGGTTCAGGACGTGGCGAAAGAAGAAATCCGTATACGTCGTCTTCGACGACCCCGATCTTGTAACGTTCGCAGATTTTAGCGATCGCCTTTCGACGCGACGGCGGCATGGTCGTGGTGGTCGGATTATGCAGAGTGGGTGCGCAATAGAGCACCCGAGCATGGCCTGAGCGCAAAGCGTCCTCAAGGGCATCGGGCATCAATCCATCGTCATCCATTGCCACCGGGACGACGTTGCGACCGAGCATTCTGGCGGCAGTTCGCGCGCCATAAAAAGTTGTCGCCTCCATGAGGATGCTTTCGCCGGGTTCCGTCAGCGCAGCGAGAGCAATTGCGATACCGTGCTGGGCGCCAGCGCAAACGACGATATCGTCACTCCCCGCCTTCACACCCAAGGTTTGCAGATAAGTGGCTCCAGCTGCGCGATGGGAGACGGTTCCGATATCGCTCTGTCTGCCGAGAAGAGCGCCGTAATCCAGGTCGCGGGCGACTTCGCTTGCAAGCTCGCGCAAGTTCGGCAGAGGCGGCGCACCCGCCGGGAAATTGTGCGAAAGATCTATAAACGGCGCATTATTTGTCGTCGTCAGCGACGATACAGGAGAGTCTGGAAGCCGCGCGAGCACGAACGTCCCTTGACCGACGCGCGCTTCCGCAAGACCCCGTCGCTGTATTTCCGAATAGGCCCGCGTTACCGTGGTGACATCGAGTTCCAATTGATCGGCAAGTGAGCGATGCGTCGGCAATCGGGTGCCGTTGAGAAGCTCGCCATCATCGATCGCACGTGTGACGGCGTCAGCAATCGCGAGATAGCGCGGCCCTTTGAGACGCCTGATTTCAGAGATCCATTTCATGCTGCTTCCACGCGAAGGTCCCCGGCGTCATTGTATGGATTTTCGCGCGCCACAGAAGATCGTTTGTCTGCATATAATGGATGCACGCCGCCATTCAGTTGGGCAGAGCGCAACTCGCAGAGCTCCCTCTCCTTCG includes:
- a CDS encoding M23 family metallopeptidase — protein: MLLFRYAIFIVVGFYVTLTITPGNAADSNDTSTVTPSGLKPNYPADYNCTPISSPYGSWIDVDGTRRDEIHTGVDVGRLGEWILAPTSGTVRAAWQANWKWGTEGALLIRHDRDDLNLTKGPKYYYSEFDHLDFDEIKHFREGQKVKRGQRLARVTRPGENQTYLPEVHWEVWKADHDNLTWRINSYGAPDWWNDSAELVDPLSLLGLNNPPTEDKSVAIVPFVNGKDYDGFRGFTYIMPCTRK
- a CDS encoding PLP-dependent aminotransferase family protein, translated to MKWISEIRRLKGPRYLAIADAVTRAIDDGELLNGTRLPTHRSLADQLELDVTTVTRAYSEIQRRGLAEARVGQGTFVLARLPDSPVSSLTTTNNAPFIDLSHNFPAGAPPLPNLRELASEVARDLDYGALLGRQSDIGTVSHRAAGATYLQTLGVKAGSDDIVVCAGAQHGIAIALAALTEPGESILMEATTFYGARTAARMLGRNVVPVAMDDDGLMPDALEDALRSGHARVLYCAPTLHNPTTTTMPPSRRKAIAKICERYKIGVVEDDVYGFLLSPRPEPLAARLRTQAIYITSFSKNCGPGMRVGYMRVPEQWRRAVGTALRATTLMAAPIEAEIAARLVRTGLIAELEDAQRERNAERQLIAQQAFRGLDYSSSPTAFHVWLRMPSGWQSEVFAAEAKLRGVGVSPAAFFNLDPKNARDAVRVCLSAAESHDVLQRAAKILADLVVSGNPWAPTAAIV
- a CDS encoding VOC family protein, with the translated sequence MSQIISKPRIAVITLFSAVFAAFFSLPANAQSPAPAAQADNGSVWWNELISANPERSRDFYAGVIGWTPKIVAAEDTSRPPAAGENEYTLFMQNGNESAGLAKYDGKEPTDPKPGWLTYIQVSNVDDAVVEALKKGGKVLKAPTDANNIGRLAIVADPDGNPFGLVTPLSKDSTAAGH